TCCCGATTTGCTGCAAGCCGGCCCGCTGACCAGCGGGGCCTACCTGGCGGCCCAAAGCGGTTTTCATCCTTTTGTAGCCATGTCTTGGGGTTGGGACTTGCTGCTGGAGGCCAAGCGCGACGCTGGGCATCAGGAGCGCGTTGAATTCGCCCTCAGCCAGGCGGACGCGGTGCTGGGCGATTGCCAGACTATTCGCGATGAACTGCGCAGCTATGGGGTTCCAAATGAGCGGATAAGTGCCTTCCCCTGGGGCATTGACCTGCAAGCTTTCACATTGGATGGCGAAGATGGCGGGCTGCGGGCCGGCCTGGGCTGGCAGGACGCTTTCGTGCTGCTGCATGTGCGCAGTTGGCGACCCGATTACGGCGTGGAGGCCGTGGCGGAGGCCTTCGCGGCCGCGGCCCAAGCCAATCCCAACCTGCGCCTGCTGATGCCTGGCGCCGGCCCCCTGGAGGCCAAGCTACGTCGCATCTTTGAAGAGGCGGGATTGACTGACCGCGTGCACCTGCCAGGGCCAATTAGCCAGGCCGAGTTGCCCGCTTACTACCGGGCCGCCGACCTCTACCTCAGCAATTCGCACAGCGATGGCTCCTCGGTCTCATTGATGGAGGCCCTGGCCAGCGGGCTGCCGGTGCTGGTCTCCGATATTCTCGGCAACCGCGAATGGGTCGAACCTGGTCAGCAGGGTTGGCTCTTC
The Pseudomonadota bacterium DNA segment above includes these coding regions:
- a CDS encoding glycosyltransferase, yielding MKLLYIHQTYTPHDHRMLSAFTEHYEEVLFMRLDAAAPNQDPRPLPAGVRAVEWPEPQLETLQQVLDREAPDLLQAGPLTSGAYLAAQSGFHPFVAMSWGWDLLLEAKRDAGHQERVEFALSQADAVLGDCQTIRDELRSYGVPNERISAFPWGIDLQAFTLDGEDGGLRAGLGWQDAFVLLHVRSWRPDYGVEAVAEAFAAAAQANPNLRLLMPGAGPLEAKLRRIFEEAGLTDRVHLPGPISQAELPAYYRAADLYLSNSHSDGSSVSLMEALASGLPVLVSDILGNREWVEPGQQGWLFPVDDVDAIVESIGRATQADRHAMGQAARRRAEARADWQRNKAGLWDLHRIALEVANG